The segment TCCCCGATATACGCGGCGGCGCGGGCTTCGTAGTCCGCCTTCCGCCCGGGATCCGCCTGGATCAGATGATCCCGGACCGTTTCCACGGCGGTGATCCACAGTTGGACGTCAAACCAGACGTGCGGATCGGGTTGACCGTCCTCCGTCCGGATCAGCCGCTTCGGGTCGATCTTTTCCGCCACGGGGACGACCGGCTTGATCCGGCCCATCCGCTTCAGGATTTTGTCCATCTTTCCTTCCAGATGCAACCCGTTGTAGAAGATCAGCTCCGCCTGGTCCAGTTTGGCCATATCCCCTTGGGTGGCTTTGTAAAGGTGCGGATCGACGCCGGGGCCCATCAGACTGGTCACCCGGACGCGGTCTCCGCCCACCTCCCGGACGATGTCGGCCACCATCCCCGTCGTCGCGACAACCTGAATCACGCCGTCCTGCGACGGATCGGCCTGGGTTTTGCCGCAGGCGGAGACGGTCGCCATCGCCAGGATGAGAAAGAGGAAGGCAAAAGCCCGACGGATTTTCCCCGGATATTTCACGGCGAAATTCCTCCCTAAAGCCGACGACGATCGACCCGGAACCACCAGTTTTTCCTGTACATGCAAAAGTCATGCACAGGCGCTGGGGACCGGGGCACTAATTGGCCCTAGGTCAACATATTTGCTGTAGAGCATATAAGTTTCCATAGGGCAAATCTTCATTTCCATTTTATTAAAGGGGCAGCCGGGGTGTCAATGCGCCCGGGAAAAATATCCAAGCCGACGCGCCCCGGGCGTGGGGCGTCTCCGCGCCCGGGGCCGCTCTTCCGGAAAAAGAAGACGGCCGGGAGCGCGGGTCCTCGCCCCTCCGGCCGTCAAAGCTGCAAAGCCTCCGCTGATCCCTCTTTTGCGCCCGAAAAAGGCCCAAGCCTTCCGGCCCGGGCCGATCCCTGCCCTCAAAGGGTGTCGATGCCGATCTCCCGGACCCGTTTGCGGTCCCGGCAGATCTCCACGTGTTTGCGGATCAGGTCCATCAGTTCGTCCGCTTCCGGAACGGCCATCAACAGGGCGTCGGGCGAGCTGTGGTCCGAGGTGATCAAGCGGATGTTCCCCTTGGAAAACAGTCGAAAGATGAAGGGTTTCTCCAGAGTGATGTCCCGGACCCGGTACAATTCCAGGTCCTCCGTCCGCTTGGACAAGATCCCCTCGGTCACCCGCAGCCGTTCCGTGGTCAGCTTGTACTTCGTCGTCTTCAGCCTCAGGGCCGTGTACAGGGCGATGAAGATGGGAACGATCAACCAGAAGAACAACAGGCACAAGACATAGGTTCCCCATTTGGCCACATGGGAGGGAGATCCTTCCCAAATCGTTTCTTCCTGCATGCGGACTCTCCTCTCACCGGTTTTTTCCCGCTATTTTCACTCTATCTCTTCCCGGCGGAGTGTCAAGGGAAACGGCGGAGATCTCACTTCTCCGCCGGCTTTTCGGATGTCAGCTAAGCATTCGCTCCACTTCGCGCACATGGGAAGGCGTTCCGCTGATGATCAGACGGTCGCCCACCCTCAGCACCGTATCCCCCCGCGGCATGACCACTTCCCCGTCGCGATAGATGCGGATAATCAGAGTGTCGCCGATGAAGGGAAGATCCCGGATGCGCCGGCCGTCGAACTCGTGATTGTACAGGGGGATCTCCTGCAGATACCCCTCGCTCTCGGAGACGAGCCGAACCAGCGAAGGATGCTCGATCAGGGAGCGGAGGAGCGTCTTGTTGGCGAAGAAGCTGGAAATCAACCGGATGCGGGAATCCTCGGGCAGGCCTGCTTCCGTTTTGTTTTCCACCCGGGCGATGATCCGTTCCACTCCCTGCCGTTCCGCTTCCAGGGCCAGCCGGAGGTTTTTGCTGTCATCGGCGGTGAACAGAACCACGATGTCGCTGGAAAACACCCCGTGCGACTCCAGATGTTCCCGTTCCACGCCGGGCAATTGAACGATGGCAAAGGGGCGTTCGTTCATGACCTCCAGATTGGATTTGTCCGAACCGTAGAGCGTGACATCGTACCGATCCCTGACCAAATCCCGGGCAAGCGCCAGGGTGACCGCGTTGATGCCGACCAGGGAGACCTTCGTCCGCCGCTCCTCGCGATCGTCCGGCATCAACCGTTGGAACAGCACGGGGGAGACCAGGGTGGCGATCACCGCGGACAACACCAGCGCGGTGTTCATCGTCTGATCGAGAATCCCCATCTCCTGGCCCACCTTCGCCGCCGCGATGACCAAGCTCAGGGTGCAGCTGAGCAGCACTCCGGAGGCGATCGACTCCCTCCAGGAAAACCACCGGCGGAAAAGGGGAACGACCAGGGTCCTTGAAACATAGAAGGCCAAAAGCAAAAGCGGAAGCACGGTCAAGGCCTTCGTATCCCGCGCCAGAGCGATCAGATCCAATTCGGCCCCCACCTTCACAAAAAAGATGGGGATCAAAAAGCCGTACCCAAAGGCATTGAGCTGCCGCACAAAGGATTTGTCCGGGGACATGAGGGAAACGATCACACCGGCGAGAAAGGCGCCCAGGATGTTTTCCGCCCCGACCCCTTCCGACACCGCCACAAAAAACAGGATCAGCGCAAAAACGCCCCGCGTGCCGATGGAAATGGTCTCTCTTCCGATCTTTTCCGGAATTCGGGACGCCCGGAAGAGGCGGACCAGGCGGTAGACGACGAAAAAAACGACGAAGAGCAGCAACAGCCACAGGGTGTTGAAGACTC is part of the Planifilum fulgidum genome and harbors:
- a CDS encoding metal ABC transporter solute-binding protein, Zn/Mn family codes for the protein MATVSACGKTQADPSQDGVIQVVATTGMVADIVREVGGDRVRVTSLMGPGVDPHLYKATQGDMAKLDQAELIFYNGLHLEGKMDKILKRMGRIKPVVPVAEKIDPKRLIRTEDGQPDPHVWFDVQLWITAVETVRDHLIQADPGRKADYEARAAAYIGELEDLDRYVRKQIASIPKKRRVLVTAHDAFGYFGRAYDIQVVGLQGINTASEYGLSDVQQLVNLLTERKIKAVFIESSVPKRSIEAVVKGAAAKGHRVSIGGELYSDALGEAGTPEGTYVGMIRHNVDTIVSALK
- a CDS encoding PH domain-containing protein — translated: MQEETIWEGSPSHVAKWGTYVLCLLFFWLIVPIFIALYTALRLKTTKYKLTTERLRVTEGILSKRTEDLELYRVRDITLEKPFIFRLFSKGNIRLITSDHSSPDALLMAVPEADELMDLIRKHVEICRDRKRVREIGIDTL
- a CDS encoding monovalent cation:proton antiporter family protein; its protein translation is MEEYQSVTSLMIVVLVSFFVPIALHRLKMNWIPVVVAEIIVGAVLGKSGLQLIHEDHLLQLLSMLGIIYLMFLSGLEIDFDLILKSRKHSGKRGNPLVIGIAGYLGILLLSLGLSWVIYGLGYVKDIFFMTLIISTISVSITLPVLKDKGLLNDPLGQSVLLTAVIADFCTMLLLAVLVSLRRTEEGVFNTLWLLLLFVVFFVVYRLVRLFRASRIPEKIGRETISIGTRGVFALILFFVAVSEGVGAENILGAFLAGVIVSLMSPDKSFVRQLNAFGYGFLIPIFFVKVGAELDLIALARDTKALTVLPLLLLAFYVSRTLVVPLFRRWFSWRESIASGVLLSCTLSLVIAAAKVGQEMGILDQTMNTALVLSAVIATLVSPVLFQRLMPDDREERRTKVSLVGINAVTLALARDLVRDRYDVTLYGSDKSNLEVMNERPFAIVQLPGVEREHLESHGVFSSDIVVLFTADDSKNLRLALEAERQGVERIIARVENKTEAGLPEDSRIRLISSFFANKTLLRSLIEHPSLVRLVSESEGYLQEIPLYNHEFDGRRIRDLPFIGDTLIIRIYRDGEVVMPRGDTVLRVGDRLIISGTPSHVREVERMLS